Proteins encoded in a region of the Teredinibacter purpureus genome:
- a CDS encoding glycoside hydrolase family 130 protein, translating into MSEFKSILKQKIGAHEALVTRENKPAVSNGVYQRWQHPVLTADHAPIHWRYDLNEKTNPMLLERLGVNAAFNSGALLHEGKYILAVRVEGDDRKSFFSIAESDNGIDNFRFWDYPITLPETDRPDTNVYDMRLVRHEDGYIYGLFCTERKDETQPNDTTAAEAQCGIVRTKDLVTWERLPDLVTYSGQQRNVVLHPEFVDGKYALYTRPQDGFISVGSGGGIGWGLSDSMENAEIKEEVIVDGKYYHTIKEVKNGQGPAPLKTDKGWLHLAHGVRNTAAGLRYVLYVFMTELERPWVISHRPGGHFIAPRGEERVGDVSNVVFANGWIVNENNDVFIYYASSDTRMHVATSSIDQLVDYAMNTPEDKLRSAASVQTRNTLIAANLDILKKLDL; encoded by the coding sequence ATGAGTGAATTTAAATCCATTCTCAAACAAAAGATTGGGGCGCACGAAGCGCTAGTGACACGTGAGAATAAACCCGCTGTTTCAAATGGTGTTTATCAGCGCTGGCAGCATCCGGTATTAACCGCAGATCACGCGCCTATCCACTGGCGTTACGACTTAAACGAGAAAACTAATCCAATGCTGTTGGAGCGTTTGGGGGTGAATGCTGCATTCAACTCCGGTGCGCTTCTTCACGAAGGTAAGTATATATTGGCCGTCCGTGTAGAGGGCGATGATCGAAAATCGTTCTTTTCCATCGCTGAAAGCGACAATGGCATTGATAACTTCCGTTTTTGGGATTACCCCATTACGCTGCCTGAAACAGATCGTCCGGATACCAACGTTTATGACATGCGTTTGGTACGCCATGAAGATGGCTATATATACGGTTTGTTCTGTACCGAGCGTAAAGATGAAACGCAACCGAATGACACAACGGCCGCTGAAGCACAGTGCGGTATTGTACGAACAAAAGATTTAGTGACGTGGGAGCGTTTACCGGATCTCGTGACTTATTCGGGCCAGCAACGTAATGTTGTATTGCATCCAGAATTTGTTGATGGCAAGTATGCCCTTTATACTCGCCCACAAGATGGTTTTATCAGTGTCGGTAGTGGTGGAGGTATAGGCTGGGGCCTTTCCGACAGCATGGAAAATGCAGAAATCAAAGAAGAAGTTATTGTTGATGGTAAGTATTACCATACCATCAAAGAAGTGAAAAACGGCCAAGGCCCAGCCCCCCTTAAAACAGATAAGGGTTGGTTACATTTAGCGCACGGTGTGCGTAATACCGCTGCTGGTTTACGTTATGTATTGTATGTCTTTATGACAGAGCTTGAGCGTCCTTGGGTTATTAGTCACCGTCCTGGCGGCCACTTTATTGCGCCTCGCGGAGAAGAGCGAGTGGGTGATGTATCGAATGTTGTGTTCGCGAATGGCTGGATAGTTAACGAAAATAATGACGTCTTTATTTATTATGCTTCCTCCGATACCCGTATGCATGTTGCAACATCGTCTATCGATCAGCTTGTTGACTATGCCATGAATACCCCAGAAGATAAGTTACGTTCTGCTGCATCTGTGCAAACGCGTAATACGTTAATTGCGGCAAATTTGGATATTTTGAAAAAATTGGATCTTTGA
- a CDS encoding AGE family epimerase/isomerase encodes MSEHQVAEFRAELHHIANWWLENTLDEKHGGFVGEISVDNIPQLEADKGIILNSRILWFFSEAALFSGNEQYKLAADRAYDYLVKHFFDQEQGGVYWALDVTGTCVNDRKQIYAQAFSIYGLSAYYKLTQSKDVLAQAMTLFELIETRAHDDVNGGYLEAFARDWSPLDDMRLSDKDLNSPKSMNTHLHILEGYTALYIAQPSDVVAKAIKRCLMYFDERIINKQSYHLRMFQSMDWSDMSTSISYGHDIEASWLLWEAVEAVGDEDLLAHFKPLILNMANTILQHGVGRHGEVLDAYNFESDVLLDERVWWVQAEAMVGFLNAYHLTDDSAYLDAFQNAWSFVKTYQKDNEHGEWHWLSTLDSPHVGDCKIGFWKAPYHNGRAMMEVCKLFARMAS; translated from the coding sequence ATGAGTGAACACCAAGTTGCGGAATTTCGGGCCGAGCTTCACCACATCGCCAATTGGTGGTTGGAGAATACGTTAGATGAAAAGCACGGCGGGTTTGTTGGCGAGATTAGCGTCGATAACATTCCTCAGTTAGAGGCTGATAAAGGTATTATTCTTAATAGCCGAATATTGTGGTTTTTTAGTGAAGCTGCTTTATTTTCGGGTAATGAACAATACAAATTGGCTGCTGATAGAGCCTACGATTATTTGGTCAAGCATTTTTTCGATCAAGAGCAAGGCGGTGTTTACTGGGCGTTAGATGTAACCGGTACCTGTGTAAATGACCGGAAGCAAATATATGCACAGGCGTTTTCAATCTACGGATTGAGCGCTTATTACAAGTTAACGCAATCGAAAGACGTGCTCGCTCAGGCGATGACGTTATTTGAGTTAATTGAAACTCGAGCGCACGATGACGTTAATGGTGGTTACCTAGAAGCGTTCGCGCGGGATTGGTCGCCGCTGGACGACATGCGGTTGAGTGACAAAGATCTTAATTCGCCTAAATCGATGAATACCCATCTTCATATACTAGAGGGCTACACGGCTCTCTATATTGCACAGCCGTCCGATGTCGTGGCCAAGGCCATTAAACGATGCTTGATGTATTTTGATGAGCGCATTATTAACAAGCAAAGTTATCACTTACGTATGTTCCAATCTATGGACTGGAGTGATATGTCCACGTCTATATCGTATGGGCATGATATCGAGGCGAGCTGGTTATTATGGGAGGCCGTTGAGGCGGTGGGCGATGAAGATTTGTTGGCTCACTTTAAGCCGCTAATTTTGAACATGGCCAATACCATTTTGCAGCACGGCGTTGGTCGTCATGGTGAAGTTCTGGATGCTTACAATTTTGAATCGGATGTATTATTAGACGAGCGCGTATGGTGGGTGCAAGCAGAGGCCATGGTTGGTTTCTTGAATGCTTACCATCTTACTGATGACAGCGCCTACCTTGACGCCTTTCAAAATGCTTGGTCATTTGTTAAAACGTATCAGAAAGATAACGAACATGGCGAATGGCATTGGCTATCTACACTGGATTCACCGCACGTGGGCGATTGCAAAATTGGTTTTTGGAAAGCCCCATACCATAACGGTAGGGCGATGATGGAAGTGTGTAAGTTGTTTGCGCGCATGGCAAGCTAG
- a CDS encoding efflux RND transporter permease subunit, with protein MKSAFTDIFVKRPVLALVVNLIIIIAGIQAISSLTIRQYPRNDNAVITVNTAYIGANAQLVRGFITTPLERAISGADGIDYITSQSGQSMSTISVQLELNYDPIKALSEITSKVNQVRGDLPPEAEVPIINVQSADSVFAAAYLSFRSDILEPNQITDYLVRVVQPRLSALEGVQRADVLGARTYAMRIWLKPDRMAAYGITPVQIRQALSANNYLAALGSTKGSYMQVNLSANTDLNTVQEFRDLVLRAENGALVRLSDVSDVSLGSESYDDEVRHSGQTTTFMGVWPMPNANTLDVMKLVRAELEALREGLPKGLSAEIGYDATEYIESSIAEVVKTLSETLLIVVVIIFLFLGSIRSVIIPVLAIPISLIGAIFLMQLFGFSLNLLTLLAIVLSVGLVVDDAIVIVENVERHISEGQSPMQAAILGARELVGPVIAMTITLVAVYLPIGLQGGLTGSLFREFAFTLAGAVMISGVVALTLSPMMSSKLLKEGIEDEGFAHVAAEAFHKLQRGYLRFLDVTLNARGAVYMVWGVLSVLALYMFYASPNKELAPTEDQGIVFVMTEGASSSTIDQSRIYANKVNEKLLAVPEGEFTFQLTFPDGGMGGLILDPWEKRDRSVFEVMPEVSASLMQIGGINTFALTPPALPGGGNFPVEFVIASTAETEDILKYAEQLQQKAAQSGIFAFPPQIDTKVDVPEAELVIDRDKVADLGLSLQQVGADVGVMLGGGYVNRFNIGGRSYRVIPQLKRSERLSTEQLKNIFITGPEGKLIPLSTVAEIKQHTVPRSLNRFQQLNAVKISGVSTQSLDAALSFLETEAAAILPSDYMVDYTGESRQLRREGNKFVGAFLLALLLIFLVLAAQFNSFRDPFVILAGSVPLAMFGASIFTFLKFPVPGMFFWTDSFTTSLNIYSQVGLVTLIGLVAKNGILLVEFANKMQEQGLHKLAAVRESASTRLRPILMTTVATVAGHFPLVLVTGAGAEARNSIGLVLVGGMAIGTLFTLFVVPSIYMLFAKDHKGTLDKLAKSSVDDAVLITG; from the coding sequence ATGAAATCTGCTTTTACTGATATCTTTGTAAAACGACCCGTACTAGCGCTTGTGGTTAATTTGATTATTATTATTGCCGGAATACAGGCAATAAGTTCATTGACCATTCGCCAGTACCCCCGTAATGACAATGCGGTTATTACCGTAAATACCGCCTATATAGGGGCTAACGCCCAGCTGGTGAGGGGGTTTATTACCACACCTCTCGAGCGCGCTATTTCCGGTGCCGATGGCATCGACTATATTACGTCGCAAAGTGGGCAAAGTATGTCCACGATAAGTGTGCAATTGGAGTTGAATTACGACCCCATCAAGGCGCTGTCTGAAATCACGTCAAAAGTTAATCAGGTGCGTGGTGATCTACCGCCCGAAGCTGAAGTCCCTATTATTAATGTTCAATCGGCGGATAGTGTTTTTGCTGCTGCCTATTTGAGTTTTCGTTCAGACATTCTCGAGCCCAACCAAATTACCGATTACCTTGTAAGGGTGGTGCAGCCAAGGTTGTCTGCACTTGAGGGTGTGCAGCGTGCGGACGTGTTGGGTGCGCGTACCTACGCGATGCGTATCTGGTTGAAGCCAGATAGAATGGCCGCCTATGGCATAACGCCCGTACAGATTCGGCAAGCTTTATCGGCAAATAATTACCTTGCGGCCCTAGGCAGTACGAAAGGCTCCTATATGCAGGTGAACCTTTCGGCCAATACCGATTTAAATACGGTGCAAGAATTTCGCGATCTCGTCCTGCGTGCAGAAAATGGCGCATTGGTGCGCCTTAGCGACGTGTCGGATGTGTCGTTAGGGTCGGAAAGTTACGATGACGAAGTGCGTCACTCAGGCCAAACCACAACCTTTATGGGTGTGTGGCCAATGCCCAATGCCAACACGTTAGATGTGATGAAGTTGGTGCGTGCAGAGCTCGAGGCGTTGCGTGAAGGGCTGCCAAAAGGGCTTAGTGCCGAGATAGGCTACGACGCAACGGAATATATTGAAAGCTCAATTGCAGAAGTGGTAAAAACGTTAAGCGAGACACTGCTCATAGTTGTAGTGATTATCTTTTTGTTTTTAGGCTCTATCCGCTCCGTAATTATCCCCGTATTGGCAATACCCATTTCACTGATTGGCGCAATTTTCTTAATGCAGCTTTTCGGTTTCAGTCTAAATTTACTCACACTATTGGCCATTGTACTTTCCGTAGGGCTAGTCGTTGACGATGCCATTGTGATTGTAGAAAACGTCGAGCGTCATATTAGCGAGGGGCAGTCGCCTATGCAGGCGGCGATTCTTGGCGCGCGAGAATTGGTTGGGCCTGTGATCGCCATGACGATCACACTTGTGGCGGTATATTTACCGATTGGCTTGCAAGGAGGGTTAACGGGCTCGCTGTTCCGTGAATTTGCCTTTACCTTGGCAGGTGCGGTAATGATCTCGGGTGTAGTGGCATTAACACTCTCGCCTATGATGTCCTCAAAGCTTCTAAAAGAAGGGATTGAAGACGAAGGCTTTGCACATGTTGCCGCCGAAGCGTTCCATAAACTACAGCGGGGTTACTTGCGTTTTCTCGACGTGACGCTGAATGCTCGTGGTGCGGTGTACATGGTGTGGGGTGTGTTAAGCGTGCTTGCGCTCTATATGTTCTATGCGTCACCGAATAAGGAACTGGCGCCCACGGAAGATCAAGGCATTGTATTTGTGATGACGGAGGGCGCCTCAAGTAGCACGATAGATCAGTCGCGCATCTACGCGAACAAAGTCAACGAAAAGCTATTGGCTGTACCGGAAGGGGAGTTTACGTTTCAATTGACCTTTCCCGATGGTGGCATGGGAGGCTTGATATTAGACCCGTGGGAGAAACGTGATCGCAGTGTGTTCGAGGTGATGCCTGAAGTCAGTGCAAGCTTAATGCAAATTGGTGGTATCAATACCTTCGCCCTTACACCACCTGCGCTGCCAGGAGGGGGTAACTTTCCCGTCGAATTTGTTATTGCCTCAACAGCTGAGACAGAAGATATTCTAAAGTACGCAGAACAGCTGCAACAAAAAGCTGCGCAAAGTGGGATCTTCGCTTTTCCTCCTCAAATCGATACTAAAGTCGATGTACCGGAAGCTGAGTTAGTGATCGATAGGGATAAGGTTGCCGACTTAGGCTTAAGCCTACAACAAGTGGGTGCAGACGTTGGGGTGATGTTGGGTGGCGGCTATGTTAATCGCTTTAACATCGGTGGTCGAAGTTATCGCGTGATACCTCAGTTAAAGCGCAGCGAGCGTTTGAGCACCGAGCAGCTTAAAAATATCTTTATCACCGGCCCAGAAGGCAAGCTGATCCCTTTAAGTACAGTAGCTGAAATTAAACAGCATACGGTTCCCCGCTCTCTGAATCGTTTTCAACAGCTAAACGCGGTGAAGATTAGTGGGGTATCAACCCAATCTCTTGATGCCGCGCTCAGCTTTTTAGAGACGGAAGCTGCGGCGATCTTACCCAGCGACTACATGGTAGATTACACCGGTGAGTCGAGGCAGTTGCGCCGAGAAGGTAACAAATTTGTAGGCGCTTTTCTTTTAGCATTACTACTTATTTTCCTGGTGCTTGCAGCCCAATTTAATAGCTTTCGTGATCCGTTTGTTATTCTGGCTGGCTCGGTACCTTTGGCTATGTTTGGTGCGTCTATATTTACCTTCTTGAAATTTCCGGTGCCAGGAATGTTTTTCTGGACGGATAGCTTTACGACATCACTCAACATATATTCACAGGTTGGCTTGGTCACGCTAATTGGTCTTGTGGCTAAAAACGGGATATTGCTGGTTGAATTCGCGAACAAGATGCAAGAGCAGGGTTTGCACAAATTGGCAGCTGTTCGTGAGTCAGCGTCTACGCGGTTACGTCCTATTTTAATGACAACGGTTGCTACGGTTGCCGGCCACTTTCCCTTGGTGTTGGTAACTGGTGCAGGAGCAGAGGCAAGAAACTCCATTGGGTTGGTGTTGGTGGGGGGCATGGCTATTGGTACGTTGTTTACGTTATTTGTAGTTCCTTCGATTTATATGCTGTTTGCCAAAGACCACAAGGGCACTTTGGATAAGCTAGCAAAATCGTCTGTGGATGACGCAGTCTTGATTACAGGCTAA
- a CDS encoding LacI family DNA-binding transcriptional regulator, which translates to MSNIREVARIAGVSVATVSRALSHPEKVSESSKLRVKNAIEQVNYRPNMLARNFRSARSYSLVVLVPDISNPFFAQVIRSIELQAQKKGYSVLLGDTQDSNVREQEYIRLVETRLSDGIIQLRPMSDHFHETNTFNFPYLHLCATESSPGPCIRVDNVAGFEHMIDYLISLGHRRIGLITGLKGNPHTIDRFKGYKQALEKAGIAFDDNLVAEGEYVIWSGVNAAAELCKLHNRPTAIACMNDEMAIGAIQAVKTHGLRVPEDISITGFDDISYARYCDPPLTTIAQPSMDMGTIAVDMLLRMIDGESLSDDKHVLPYDFIVRKSTTTVEVEV; encoded by the coding sequence ATGTCAAACATCAGAGAAGTTGCGCGCATAGCAGGCGTTTCGGTCGCTACCGTCTCCCGAGCGCTGAGCCACCCCGAAAAGGTTTCCGAGTCTAGCAAGCTGCGAGTAAAGAACGCGATAGAGCAAGTTAACTACCGGCCTAATATGCTGGCCAGAAACTTTCGCTCTGCACGCTCCTACTCACTGGTAGTGTTAGTCCCCGACATATCCAACCCCTTTTTTGCGCAAGTTATCCGGAGTATTGAGTTACAAGCCCAGAAAAAAGGTTACTCGGTTTTACTTGGCGACACTCAAGACTCCAATGTTCGCGAACAAGAATACATTAGGCTTGTGGAAACACGCCTTTCTGACGGTATCATTCAGCTACGCCCCATGTCCGACCACTTTCACGAAACCAATACGTTTAACTTCCCCTATTTGCACCTTTGCGCGACAGAAAGCTCGCCGGGACCGTGCATTCGCGTCGATAATGTCGCGGGTTTCGAACACATGATCGACTACCTTATTTCCCTAGGACATAGGCGTATCGGCCTGATCACAGGGCTAAAAGGTAATCCTCATACCATTGACCGCTTCAAAGGCTACAAACAAGCGTTAGAAAAGGCTGGTATTGCGTTTGACGATAACCTCGTTGCAGAGGGAGAGTACGTTATCTGGTCTGGCGTTAATGCCGCCGCTGAATTGTGTAAACTACACAATCGCCCAACCGCCATTGCTTGTATGAACGACGAAATGGCCATTGGCGCTATTCAAGCGGTTAAAACACACGGGCTGCGCGTGCCGGAAGATATTTCTATCACCGGGTTCGATGATATTAGCTACGCGCGCTATTGCGACCCGCCCTTAACTACAATAGCCCAACCCTCAATGGATATGGGCACTATCGCAGTCGACATGCTATTACGCATGATCGACGGCGAATCGCTTAGCGACGACAAACACGTACTGCCTTACGACTTTATTGTGCGCAAGAGCACAACGACCGTCGAAGTCGAAGTCTAA
- a CDS encoding efflux RND transporter periplasmic adaptor subunit, with protein sequence MKKYWVAIGGLLSVVLVIAAIKALQIMNLIGMSESMVMPPTVISAMSVQQQQWEQTLNTVGTLEAEQGVVVTADSPGRVTEILFTAGAEVQAGDVLIRQDVSSELAQLRAAEASAALAKTQLDRTHALLVKKVSSKSEFDIADARYKEAVAQADNIRTAIAKKTVKAPFAGRLGIRLINVGSDLGRGGAIVSLQAVDPIYVNFSLPQRELSKLALDYSVRIESDAVPGKDFTGVISAINPEIDPVTRSVRVQASLANTDHTLLPGMYAKVTVVLPEAEPVLVVPVTAVSFATFGDSVFVVVEEESEDGADKKLVARQQFVRLGHTRGDYVAIEAGVVLGDNVVSTGVFKLRNGAEVVVNNEAQPTFSLHPNPEDS encoded by the coding sequence ATGAAAAAGTATTGGGTCGCCATTGGTGGATTGTTGAGCGTGGTATTAGTTATTGCTGCCATCAAAGCGCTACAGATTATGAATTTAATTGGCATGAGTGAGAGTATGGTCATGCCGCCCACCGTTATTTCTGCGATGTCAGTGCAACAGCAGCAGTGGGAGCAAACATTGAATACCGTTGGCACCCTAGAAGCAGAGCAAGGTGTTGTCGTCACTGCCGACAGCCCTGGTCGAGTTACCGAAATTTTGTTTACGGCTGGCGCGGAAGTGCAAGCCGGTGATGTATTAATACGCCAAGATGTTTCTTCTGAGCTGGCACAGCTAAGAGCCGCTGAAGCGAGCGCTGCCTTGGCTAAAACGCAGCTTGATCGAACACATGCGTTGTTGGTGAAGAAAGTCTCCTCAAAGTCAGAGTTTGATATCGCCGACGCTCGCTACAAAGAGGCCGTGGCGCAGGCGGATAATATTCGTACCGCTATCGCCAAAAAAACGGTTAAAGCCCCATTTGCGGGTCGTTTAGGTATCCGATTAATCAATGTTGGCTCGGATTTGGGTAGGGGTGGCGCCATTGTGTCGCTGCAAGCGGTCGACCCTATTTACGTCAATTTCTCGTTGCCGCAACGTGAGCTGTCCAAGTTGGCATTGGATTATAGTGTGCGAATCGAAAGTGATGCTGTACCGGGGAAAGATTTTACTGGCGTAATATCGGCCATCAACCCTGAAATCGACCCTGTAACGCGAAGCGTGCGAGTACAGGCGAGTTTAGCTAATACCGACCACACGTTATTGCCAGGAATGTATGCGAAGGTAACGGTCGTGCTACCGGAAGCCGAACCTGTGTTGGTCGTACCAGTAACCGCTGTTTCGTTTGCGACCTTTGGCGATTCCGTTTTTGTCGTTGTAGAAGAAGAAAGCGAAGATGGTGCTGATAAAAAGCTTGTTGCACGGCAACAATTTGTTCGCTTGGGCCACACGCGAGGCGATTACGTTGCGATAGAGGCGGGTGTTGTGCTCGGCGATAACGTAGTGAGCACGGGCGTCTTTAAATTACGTAACGGCGCTGAAGTTGTTGTGAATAATGAGGCGCAGCCAACGTTTAGTCTGCATCCGAATCCAGAAGATTCGTGA
- a CDS encoding glycoside hydrolase 5 family protein — protein MKRIHLIKHAARLLSVTCAVFLFSACSPSTEQASDEGEAAAVPNSPFVSVVGKQFYVDGLPYSYVGTNMWFAPYIGSEEDDIGDRSRLLNELDFLNDSGITNLRILGASERSPLDNSVSPAIMYKGEIEREDILVGLDFTLAEMAKRNMKAVIFLNNFWEWSGGMVTYLSWVNGGEFINLGDPEHPWPAFALFSAEFYKNEAAVELYHNYISLLLERRNTVTGELYKDDPTIMSWQLANEPRAGNGEASLPNLPYYYDWIRNTASLIKKHAPNQLVSVGSEGIRGCLELDECFLAAHSDNDVDYATFHMWPKNWGWFDVQDPESTFGSAFKNANEYIDHHIKLAEQLNMPLVLEEFGLERDLGAFSPESTTHYRDQFYAFIFSKITHNVHTGGPFIGSNFWAWGGFGKAMHDDAVWRTGDKTFVGDPPQEPQGLNSVFASDASTLGIIKAHYEEIRAR, from the coding sequence ATGAAGCGTATACACCTAATAAAGCATGCGGCTAGGCTGCTGTCTGTTACATGTGCTGTGTTTTTATTTTCGGCGTGTTCTCCATCAACTGAACAGGCTTCAGACGAGGGTGAGGCTGCTGCCGTGCCGAATAGTCCATTTGTAAGCGTAGTGGGTAAGCAGTTTTATGTTGATGGGCTGCCTTACAGTTATGTTGGCACCAACATGTGGTTTGCGCCCTATATTGGCTCCGAAGAGGACGATATAGGCGATCGAAGCCGATTATTGAATGAATTAGATTTCCTTAACGATAGTGGCATCACTAACCTTCGAATCTTAGGCGCTTCAGAGCGCTCACCGCTCGATAATTCTGTGAGCCCTGCCATTATGTATAAGGGCGAAATTGAGCGTGAAGATATCCTGGTTGGGCTTGATTTTACATTGGCAGAAATGGCTAAGCGTAATATGAAGGCCGTGATCTTCCTGAATAATTTTTGGGAATGGTCTGGTGGAATGGTCACTTACCTGAGCTGGGTGAATGGTGGCGAGTTTATTAATCTCGGTGATCCAGAGCACCCGTGGCCAGCATTTGCTCTATTCTCTGCTGAATTCTACAAAAACGAAGCTGCTGTTGAGCTGTATCACAATTATATTTCGTTGTTGCTTGAGCGTCGCAACACTGTCACTGGTGAGCTTTATAAAGATGATCCCACCATTATGTCTTGGCAGTTGGCGAATGAGCCGCGCGCAGGAAACGGCGAAGCTAGCCTTCCTAATTTACCGTATTACTATGACTGGATTCGTAACACTGCGTCTTTGATTAAAAAGCATGCGCCGAATCAGCTGGTTTCCGTTGGAAGTGAAGGTATTCGAGGCTGTTTGGAATTGGATGAGTGTTTCTTGGCGGCCCATAGCGATAACGACGTTGATTACGCAACCTTCCATATGTGGCCAAAAAACTGGGGCTGGTTTGATGTGCAAGATCCAGAATCTACGTTTGGCAGCGCTTTTAAAAATGCTAACGAGTATATCGATCATCATATTAAGTTAGCTGAGCAACTCAATATGCCGTTGGTGTTAGAGGAGTTCGGCTTGGAGCGAGATTTAGGTGCGTTTTCACCTGAGTCCACAACGCATTACCGTGATCAGTTCTATGCATTTATATTTTCTAAAATTACTCATAACGTTCATACCGGCGGTCCTTTTATAGGGTCAAATTTCTGGGCGTGGGGTGGCTTTGGTAAAGCAATGCATGATGACGCTGTTTGGCGCACTGGCGACAAAACGTTTGTGGGCGATCCTCCGCAAGAGCCTCAAGGGTTGAATTCAGTTTTTGCTTCGGATGCTTCGACCTTAGGCATTATCAAAGCGCATTACGAAGAGATTCGGGCGCGTTAG